ATTAAGCAAACTGAAGAAAATTTAAGAATAAGAGCAGAAGAAGAAAAACAAAGAGAAATCGCTGAACTTGAAAGAAAAAGAGAAAGTGAAAAGCAAGAAGCAATTGCTAGAGCTCTTCAAGAAAAAGAGCAAAAAGAAACAGATAATACTCAAAAAAAGGATACTTACACTTGCGTAAAAGTTAACGGGCTTTCTAAAGAGATAGCGTTAGAATTAAAACGATTTTTAGATAAAAATAACATAAAATATTTTAAGGAGATGAAATAAAATGGCAGGAACTTTAACAAATCCTAAAAACAAACAAAAGGGATAGTAGGTGCAGCTACACTAAAATCAATGATAAATGATGAAAGAACAAAAAATAAATTCAAAGAATTACTAGGAAACAAGGCAGCTGGATTCTTAACTTCACTGCTGAATACTACAAATGGAAATAAACAATTACAGGAAGCAGAGCCACAAAGCGTTTTGAAGGCTGGAGCAATAGCTGCAACATTGGATTTACCAATTGATCCAAATTTAGGTTTCGCCTATGTTGTGCCTTACAAAAGAAAATACAAAGATAATCGCGGCAACTGGCAAGAAAAGAACGAGGCACAATTTCAATTGGGCTACAAAGGATTTATACAGCTTGCAATTAGAACTGGACAATATAAAAAAAATTAATGTTACAGAACTTTACGAAGGACAGTTTGAAAGCTATGATCAATTACTGATGAGCTTAAATATAATCTTGATGGAAAAATAAGCGATGAAGTAACTCATTATATTGCATATTTTCAAACCACAAATGGATTCGAAAATACAATGTAATGAGCAAGGAAGAAGTAAGAGAACATGCTAAGAAATTCAGTAAAACATTTCTTAAAAGTTCTTCAAGTTGGCAAACAAATTTTGACAGTATGGCAAAGAAAACTGTATTAAAATTATTGTTGAGTAAATTTGGAATTCTAAGCATTGAAATGCAGACAGCACAGAAAGTAGATCAGGCTGTTATAAAAGAAGTCGAGCCAAACGGAAACGTGGAAGTTGAATATGTAGACAGTCCTGACAATGCAAGCGATATTGTCGAAGAGGAAACAGAGATAACGATACTCAAAGTGATAATGAAATAGTTGAGAATTTTAATTCAGAAGATTTGTTTTAAAAAAAGCAAGGGTTAATTGAGGGCACTTTATAACAAAACAGGAGGAAAACAAGTGAGTAAATACAAGGTAGGATTTTATGTAAACAGCAGAGCAAATATCTATTCTACGAATGCC
The window above is part of the Leptotrichia wadei genome. Proteins encoded here:
- a CDS encoding recombinase RecT, giving the protein MVGAATLKSMINDERTKNKFKELLGNKAAGFLTSLLNTTNGNKQLQEAEPQSVLKAGAIAATLDLPIDPNLGFAYVVPYKRKYKDNRGNWQEKNEAQFQLGYKGFIQLAIRTGQYKKN
- a CDS encoding recombinase RecT; amino-acid sequence: MFSNHKWIRKYNVMSKEEVREHAKKFSKTFLKSSSSWQTNFDSMAKKTVLKLLLSKFGILSIEMQTAQKVDQAVIKEVEPNGNVEVEYVDSPDNASDIVEEETEITILKVIMK